A region of the Brienomyrus brachyistius isolate T26 chromosome 10, BBRACH_0.4, whole genome shotgun sequence genome:
TACCTTGGAAGGCACTGAATGTCGGAGATGGCAGCCAGTGCGTTTCAAGCTGAGGAGCTGCACTGGAGCCTGGTGATATTTAGCAAAAATATGAACGCAAAAATAAGGCGTAGCTGTGTGTGCCGAGAAAAGGCTGAGCGGCGTGTTCTGGCTGTGTCTTGGAAACCGTTTATCTGAAACTTGATTTTGTGTCAGCGATTAGCGACGCGCTGGTCTGAGCTGTATCCAGTTTTCTCGCTCTGACATTTCAGTTTCCACCTCACTGCCCTTCTGCACAGAATCAAAAGATACTTTTCTTGGTGTCAGACCCAAGAAAGAAAGACAGGTAATACACTGGCAGTAACGGTTCTGGTTTGTTCGATGAAAGAACCAGCTTTACCTAACTGCATGGTTTTGGTTTCTTTCAATTATGACAGTTATCTGGGTTTTTTGGGAGGAGATGAATGGAATAAACTCGGAAAAAAGATAAAACGCGATGAAACGAACATAAATAACCAATTGAACCTGtcagaaatatttttatataggAAGGCGGAATTCAGCCAGATAAAGCTGGAGAATTCCATTGACCACAATAATCCACCAGTCTTAGACCATAATCATGCTTATCTTTTGGATATGACATTGAATTGTAAATCTCAGTGCACACACAAATTAATTAATAGGCAACTGTGGTCCCTAACGCAGTGGCTTCCAGCTTTGAATCTGGAATCAGAATGTTCCTACTGATTTTCGCTTCAGCTCTTAATTAAGTAACCTTCACTAAGCTTGCCTAATGGCTGCATACCATCATTCTACCTATTTTAAAGTAAATCTTCAGCTCCATGTATTTTTTCCTATAAAGTAAAACTGAATACGTGTTTATCTAAACCCATTTCTTTTGCCCAAACTTATCCCTTTGAACCTCTAACAAAACAAGCTAACCCCCTGAAAAAAAATTGCTGGTTGAACTGTTTTGATTGGCTTGAATCTGCCATTTGATGTCTTGATTGGAATCACCAAAAAGTTTGCAGGAAACAAAACTAAGCACATACATTACGCCTCTAGTACCAAGGTTCAAAATCATTGCATTACAGgacattgtagtttttttggagTCATGTGACTCGGCTGAGGGATTGTGGGACGCTGCATTTGCATATCAGAATAGCAATATAAGGGTAATCAATGGTCCAGTTTGCTTATGCACACATCCAGTCATGGACTGACAAAGATCCTAGATACAGGATATTTAAAACAGAAAATTCACTCCATTGAGCTAAATCATATTTagaaatagcatattagcttgtgAATCTCGGGCACTCTTAGGCTATTTggtgatgtgattttttttcctttcgagAGCTTCAAAGTAGAATGCTACAAATTTACAGCTGTTTTCACAATCCAGACACGACGATAGGATGGCTTGCATATTATTTGGAATTTTAGCAATTCGGCCCTTAGTGTGGAAACGCCCCCTTCTGCACAAGGAAAGGACACTGTGCAGGCATCACATTCCAAATGGTTTAAACTATTTCAGTCTAGGTTCTGGTTCTGTGGCTCTGCCAGGACCTCTTTGGTCGGGTTCTGGCACAGACCCATGTCAGCCCTTCAATCTGTGTCTGTAACTGATATCAGGTCTTTAGCTTCCTTCCACGACTCCTAAATCATGAGCCTTAAAGGCACAGGATTGGAAAAGAAAACAGTTAGTAGTtgtggggcagtggggagggccTGCATTTTGTCTTTTATCCTGATCCGCAGATTGTTCTGATGTCCAGTGTACAGTCTAAAGACTGTCCGGAGAATGTCCGTGCATGTATGCCAGAGACCCAGACGCATTGGGCGAGAGAGAAAAAGACTGGTTTGTGTTTGAAAGGAGCAGATGTTTGTGGAGAGAGTCTGGCTTGGCTACTACTTTCCAAAGCATAGAGTGTTAGACTTTGCTCATtctgcctgggggtggggggggcggaccCCCTATTCACTCTTTGTGACTGAAGACAGGGAAAATTAGATACCCAGTATTCTCAAAGAAAATTTTGAAATACACTTTCATtgctgttattgttattataagTTTTGGTGATTAAAGGATTTGTAGATAAATACATCTAAAATGCCAAGAAAATACTTTGGTTGTGGGAGCGCCATCTTTTCTGTAAAGACACCATAAAAATGAATCCCTCACAATTCGACAAGGCTGGGAGTAATAcagatattattattttatatatgcaACCTTTTTCCGTTTATACAGCTGGATATATACTGAAGCTTTCTGGGCTAAGTGCCTTTTCCTGAGATTTGCAATCCCCTTGCAACGGCATGACTGAAAATCCAGTTCCTTAAACATTAATCTATTTTCTGGCTATAATGCTGTCGATTTAACTCTGTACGAACTTCTGTAGTTATTTGAGTTGCTGACATAATGAAAGATGGACCTGTTTGTTAATGTTAAACCCAACTGCAATTTGGCTGTTTTTAAGTAATTGCCATACTGAAACTGCACTGCATAACATGTTCGgtaatgcaaatttatttatttatttaatcaggactgacaaatatgtaacCTGTGCTATAATCCGTTTACAGATGGCTGGGTTACTTGCATTGCTATTTCATGAATATGGTAGCATAAAGACAACAGTCTTTCCATCATCAGTAGCAGAATCTGGTTTTACAAAATCGACGAAATCTGCAGAAGCTTCTGCTTCGGTTGGTTCACTAAATAACCAGATCCTACTACTGATAACAGCAGATAACAAAATACATATTTCGCTCAGTCAAATGCCTTTTCTGCCTTTTGAGGTTTGCTGCCTCTTTTCCAGATCTACATATTTAACAGGCATTAAGACTGACTTTCTTTGCGGTTTATATGAAATGGACTCAGTCGATACCAGGAGCTCTAACTGTAAGCAAGGGGCCAAACACACTTCATCTCAGGAAATCGTATATTCCCCTGGAGGAAACACCCAATCCTTCTCTGTAGTGTCCATGAGCACCGGAAGGTTTTTTGAGCAGTGCTGGCATAGGTGTACAAAGAAATCTGACATGTGTAtagtatatatattaaatgctaCTCAGATCTTCTTGTAAGCCTTGGCCTTCAGATGGTTGGTCTGCAACGGGTAAATCTCTCTGTGATACTGTACGTCTTTGCTTTCTTTAGTTTCAGCTGTCGTGAATGTTGGTGTTTGTCTAAAACGTTATTGTAGTAGCCAAGTAATCTGATATCTGGCCATATCGAGTTGTTTGGTTGGCTGACTGAACAGTATTCTGGAACACTGTAACTGGGAGACATGCTGAAATTGTTATAAGAATTTGGTTATGTACCAAGGATAACTTTATGATGatttttcttaaaaaataaactaaaaatgaaataagccTTTCACTTTACGAGATTATGAATGTATTTTATTACTTGTAGTGGTATGGCGGCACTGTAGttagtacagttgcctcacaacTCTCAAATTTAGCATTCAGTCCCCTGCCCCAGTTCCATGTATGTGGAACTGAcatgttctgcctgtgtcatggtgggatttcttccggtTACTCCAGATTGCCCTCACAGACCAAAAACATACAAAGGTGCATAGGAGATTCCAAATTTCCCAAAGGTGTGACTGGttcatgagtgtgccctgccatgggttgGCGCCCTGCGATCGGTTGAcgccccatgctgggttgttccctgccttatgacTGTAGCTTCTGGCATAGGCTGCAGACCCTGCATAGGAGAAGTGGGTATAGAAGatgaatgtatggatggattttgCTAGTATATCCCTAAGCTCTGTGGGTTCAGACACAGTGAGCATGGTCTCTTAACCCCCCAAAATGCTTCAGGGGAATTGACCCTGGGCTCCGATCTGATGTACATTCATGTATGTGCATATGTCTCATAGGAGAGCAAGATTCCAAAGCACTTGTATAAATGGCAACAGACCttggaaacaacccaggatggggcaccgacCCACtgaagggcacactcacacaccattcacacacatagaCAGCATGTTCTTGGTCTGTGGGGGGAAAATGGAGTATGCAGAGGAAACCTCAGTACTGACacagggagaaaatgcaaactcctcacacatgGAACcgtggcggagactcaaactctGGTCCTAGAagagtgaggcaacagtgctaaccactgcaccgccatgccgcccccatcatAATAGTTATTATTATCAAAAACAATAAGAATATGTCTGTTTCTTTTGTAGATTTGGACCAGCAGTGACAGCAGTACAACTGCCGTAGGCGTCCCCTTCTCCTCTTGCCATGGACCAGGACTTCGGCCACTTTGACGAGCGGGACAAGGTGTCCCGGACCCCCCGGGGGTCCCGTGCCAACGGGCTGCCCAGCCCCACGCACAGCGCTCATTGCAGCTTCTACAGGACGCGCACGCTGCAGGCGCTCACCAATGAGAAGAAGGCCAAGAAGGTGCGCTTCTACCGCAACGGCGACCGCTACTTCAAGGGCATCGTGTACGCGGTGGCCACCGACCGCTTCCGCACCTTCGACGCACTGCTGGCCGACTTGACACGCTCCCTCTCCGACCACATCAACCTGCCACAGGGGGTGCGCTTCATCTTCACCATCGATGGCTCCCGCAAGATTATATCCATGGACGAGCTGGAGGAAGGTAAGTCGTTTGCGCTTGGGGTATCTTGACAGCctgcagggagggggagggggtggtccTTCAACATTCCTGCCTCCTAGGGCTCTAGATATTTCCCATGATTCCTTTTCACGAAGACTTTCATCAGAATTCTGAGATGAAAATGGTTTGGTTGGTGGGCCACCAGTTCCCCATGGAGATCTCTATCTACTACTAGTCCAGCCTGAGGAATTTTTATTCTTCTCATCTATCTCCTGTCATTGTCTGGTTGCACAGTTTGTTTATGCACACATATGTACTGTAAAGAACTCTGGGCAATTATTATGGGCAATACACAGAGCTGACATTGACCTCATCTGAACATAAAactacaaataaaatacaaaaaacattACTATATCTATAGCAATACAGGTCTATAAAAATGTTTTGCTGTATTTATGACTCTTAAGGTAAGCTTGAGTCTAAGGTCCTATTATTGGCTTCCATGTTGGCCCCATGACAAAAAGAGGCCTGTTTACGTAATTGAGTACTTTGAAGGTGGTGCCAAATGACATTCCCATTGAGAACCATTAAATGTTACATAGTGCTGATTGGCCTTAAATAAGAAACACATGCTTCCACTAACTACAGATTCAAAACTACATTAAGTGGGAGAATCTATATAGGATCAATGATTCACGACTGACAGGTCAATGTGTCTTCTAATAGAAGGTTATGCCAATTTAGTTGGTTATCATTGTAGAGCTTGGCAGTTTGGTTAGTGACCAGATCTGTCAATGGGTGCAGTTCCAGTGCAATAATCCGTTTATGCTCTGGACGCCTCTCTGCCCCATCGCGGGGGGCGGGGCTCACACGACAGGCAAAGAGCATCACCGGTTCATTTGAACAGCACGTCATGCTAGCATGTAGCAGCAGCCCCGCGAAGTCACGGTAACACTAAGGCAAGTACCCTTTAACAGCGGAACCAATTCGAACCCGCAGCCTCACAGCCACGAGGTGTAATGGCTGCCCGCAGAGTCGCTATGCCACCCGGCTTTGTTTTAGCAGATGGGCTTCTCCCCGGCCATATTTTAGGGGGGATTAAAGTGAGGGGCTTCGAGCCAGAGGTCCCTGGCCGGCCGCTGGGCCAGAGCTGGCAGGATTTCTGCTGGAGGGTCAGGCCGTTGCGGAGTTCACCAAGTTCACGCCAGTCACGGCCATTACTGTGGTTTTTTTCGGTTTTTATAAATGACTGAAGTTATTAATGAATGTTTTATTAGTTACAATCATTGTTGGTTGCCCTTGATCTATGTTTTATGCTTAATGAATTGTTTTTCTTTCATCAGAAATACAgtgattttatatattttttttaacagacaGTGACCTGAAGTTGCTTTCGCAGTCATGGaagcctgtagctgcacgccTGTAGGCACTGTGCACACCCTTAGCATTTAGATTTATCATTTAAAACAACGTAATATTCGTTTTTACGTAGGGCCACCTGCTTCTGGGTAAAATATGAATcacgtgtgattttttttcccttcacaaTAAAGATTCTGTGTTCGCACACATTCTCGTGCAATATATTTCTCACTTTATGATTATTTTGCATTATATACTGTTGTTATAAAGACGGAACCAAAGATAGGTCGAGATGCACAAAATATCGGTTAGCATACCGATATTGCTGGCTGATATTAAAGGTTTATCAAAAATCAAAGATAGCAGCATTGGAGTTAAAAACCCCACAGTAAAATACCAAGATGATTGAATTGAATGATCAATCAGTTTCCATAGTGGAGGACGAGGGATTTATTTGATGAGGGATTTATTTGAGTCATTCACCACTCGTAAGGGATCTACATGcgtataattcattattaaatctgaccCGTAGATCGACAAGTGGCTCGGAGGTTAGCTGGTTATCTATATCGGCGGtattacacaaatatatatcagTTACGGGTATCGGTCAAAATGTCCACATCGGTGTGCCACTAACAATATGATCTTCACTGAAATGGGGCCCTCACATCTACTCTGCAGAACAAACTCATTTTCAAGTGCAAGAAATGCCGAATATAAAGCTAAACACCTGTCTTTATAGCCCCTCTTTGTATCATGTGCTGTAATGCAATTCTGCAACAACAGACAGGTTGAGGGTCGGGCGGGGGAGTTGACGTAAAATCCTGCATGTGCCCCTTTTTTGCAGCAGTGTTTTGTTCCAGTTAAACCAGCGTTTTGTTTTTAGCATCTCGGCTTGAGGCTGGCCTGCTGGCTCAGGCGGTGGtggcactgtagcctcacacccccaggcctgggcaTTTCAGTCTTGCCTCAGCTCTGTCTTTGTGGAGCCTGTGTGCTCTCCCCCATGTTGTCCTTTTCGTCTGGGTAGCCCGCTTTCCTCTCGCAGTCCAAGGACTTACGCTTAGGTCAGTTCGGGACAATGAATTGCCAACTGTGTGACCCCAGCGACCTTGACTATGCGATGGATGTTGCAGCAAGATGAAATCCTGTGGGGGGAAAATAAAGTAATAAGAGATGGGAACAAATCTTGTAGGGTATTCTTCTTGATTTATACTTTCTTAGAATAATGGGCAATGCTTTATATAAAGcaaaccttcataatgcattcatagaacattcagcacaccttaataacacatttatgttcatagaacattcataaacagcatgtaagtataccttaacaccgtaacatcccttaacagattTAATATACGACTGACAGGTCAataaatgttctatgaatgcattataaaggcattatgaaggttcactaatgtaaagcattaatGGTTTAAATGTCAAGTTTACTGGGCCACCAAGTATATAAACCTGGGAGAAGAACTGAGGAATGAATGGAGTACCATCCATGTTACAGAATAAAATATGTATGTATGCCGTGCAGTTGATGGAAACCACAATATTCCCTGACATATTGGTCTGAAACTGAACATTTCAAAGACCAAAGGGTCCACTTGATTTCACTTTGATCTCTTAGTCTTCTGAATGTAGAAGATGTTACTATTACGTTATTAGCAAGCTGGCCCCTGTGCTGCATTTTTTTGCTGAACACTCAAAGAGAGTGTAGAAGTATGTAATTCACATTCCATATGTTTCAATCTAGTTGAATCtaaaaaaaactcattttgTTTGATGGTTTTCAGTGGGAAGGAGTCCTTAAAGCCACATGCAGCATCATTTTTCCCACTTACATTATTGCATCCTAGATCAAAAGCATAAAATTATCAGTGCATATGTGATGCTAATCCATCCCAGACCAGCTATGCTTCCTAATttagcattttaatgtttttagttGCATTATCTATTTCATTTTTCTCATTCAAgagtctgaaaaaaaaaacacattttgtccTTTTAtaagtatttttttgttataaatTTAATGACATAGCATCTGCACATTTGATCAGTTAATAGAGTTATTGATGTAGAAATTtttcaatataaaaataattgatGGTAAAAACTACTtacattaattaaaaatatcaaATCTTTCCATAAAGCGATTTTGTCGTGTTTAGCCACTTGGCTCTTGAGCTGATTTGGGGCCTTGAGTCGCTGCTCTTCGCCTGGGATCTTGATACTCTTCTTCATGGCCCGATGCTGATGATGGACACTAATACAGGGTTAGGAGCAGAAGTCAAGGGGAATTACTGTCCTGCAGAGACACAGACGTCTTCCATTGCTTTTCTGGTCCCTTAATGCTATTGGCACGTCCTACCACACAGGACTGAAGCAGGAAAAGCCTGCTTGCCTGTTTGTTGCCCTTGTCAAATTCCACACTTGATGAATCACGGATATGTCAAGTCATTTGCTTTCTCCGGAACCTATAAAATCAATGCTTCCAGCTCCTTATTGTGTGGTACTAAATACTGCCTTTCCTTGCTCAGAGTGTTATAGGGAGGACTTAAGATTGATGTGGCACTGATTGTTGTGCGGTTTTGCCGCTCTGTAGAATCTACAGTAAGGTTAAGATGAAGGGGAAAAATCTCTGTATCGTCCGGCAGACTGCACCTTTATGCAGGACGTTTTTaacaaaacttgctaaaaacaATTCTGGTGAAAACTGGCCGGAAGTCAGTTGTAAATAGAATAAGGGGATTTTTTACTGGCAAAAACGGAATCTGATGCATCTGCGCATGATTAATTATTAGATGTACATGCATCAtttcatttatccatccactttctgaGCCACATAAAAAGGCACATGTAACACAGATCTCACCCACAGAATATGGACAGCCAGCCTGGCTTTAGTTCTCCGAATGCATTTTGATATGATAAAAGCAATAAATCGTGCAaaaatatttgaattattataagGTTTGCTATCATTGGAAACAGATGAATGAGCTGTCGCCCTCTGTGTCACTGCGTATACTCTAGTCTCAATTAactatatttttaatatttcatgttATCACCATTATAACCCATAATGGATAGTTTTATCATTACAATTGCTTTTTTTATTAAGTTGACAGTTTTAATTATATTCAGATTAAAGAGAAACATTGTCTGGAGAATGGTTTTCAGAGGCGCCATACTTTTGTGTATGTCGAAACATAAGCttttatgattttatttttttaattagttcAGCTCCGGCTGTTATGAATTAACATGTCCAAGCTGTGAGTCCAGCACACTGACCCAGACGGCTGAAACGGACGTGGGGTATTGTTGCTCTGTGTTAACGTCATTCTGGACAATAAGACACTACATCAGTCCTCAAAATGATGAAGaatgatgataatgatggtgatgattattattattgaataaAGTAAAGTCAAGTAAAGCTTTATTGTACAATGGGTTCCTTCTGAACCCAATGTGCAACATTCATGACAGGACAGTCACTAAAATACTAAAGACAATTTAAATAGTGCAATATTCTTATTCTTATAATTATGTGTCCTGCTTTGCATGGGATATGTTGCTTCAGGCCCTCCTATGACtgtgtgatggatggatggatgcagttgTAATAGTTGTAATATGTGGTATGTCACGCAAATCTCATAGTTTAAAATCCAGTTTAAGTGCTTCATACTTGCTAAAACAAGGTTGTCTTCATGCAACCATACTCAAAACATACCAGATTGCCAAGTCTATTTTAGACTTATGTGTCAGTTTGTGGAAGAAGATCCTACAATCCTAAAAATCCTAAATGATAGCAGCAATATCAACCAGCCACTGGAAAATGCTCCCTGTGAGACGAAAATCTCTGAATATATGTTGGTCAAATGCTTTCAGCTTTAATATTTGGCTTTAAAAATTACTTGGCTTTTTGTTTCGTTTCCAAAGTGCAGTAGTTTGGTAAATTACTGGAGTCGACTTTGTCATCCTAATCACATGTGTAATGACACAGTATCCAGCAAAATTGCATCGCTTCTGTCATTGGCCTTGTGTGCCATATGCTTCATCTCCTGTGCCGTCCTTAATTGGGCAGCCCATCCTTGCAACAGTTTGCCCATCCGACAGACGTCATTAACGGCTCATCCTGTTCCATTCAGACAATAAAACACGTCGTCCTCTTTCAGAAAGCGACCCAGACATTAAAGAGCGAGGAAGCAGGTGGATGGTTTGCGAGTCAGTGTGAGCTGCTTAAGGGGATGATGGACTTCCATGTCCCTCCATCTCCCAAAATCTTTGTTATGGTGCCAGGGTGCTGCAGGGTGCACACAAATGTTCCCTGGCCTATTTAGAAGGATCAGATGGAGCATATCTGCAATATGTCCTAAAAAAGCAAGTATGAAACTTCGCAaccatatttttttattatatgttTCAATGGGACATTTAATTGATGTTTTACTGAATTGCTTTTgttattttacatttaattgtGCATTGTCTGGGATCCCTGCCATAGGGCCCAGTGCTAACTACCTTCAATGATAAACCATTAATGAGTTACCTTTAAAGGGTAACAGATATTTCTATTTGAGTGAAAATACTCTTTTGATTTGGGCTTCAAGCACCTTTGAAGAACTTCAGGGTCTTAGGAACAAACctgttatacattttaataaggtAGCTGTAAAAACTGGCTAACTGCAAGCTGTGTAGGTTTTGTAAGTTAAATGTACTTGCTTAGCCACTAAAATTAGGTTATTTTGTTTGTGTTGCAGAGACTTGGCAGttatttgtaattttgttccatGTATTTGGATTCACATggtgcccatccatccatcttctgtacccgcttgtcctattcagggttgtggggggtctggagcctatcccagaggccacAGGCACAGAACACCAGTCCAATGCAGGGCGCACTGATACGCCATTTGGTGACGCCAGTTATGCCTAACTAAGCATGTTTTTACACTGGGGGAAGGGGACTGGAGTACCcaggggaaaccccatgatgacatggggaaaacatgcaccaTACACACAGAACTCCAGcaaagactcgaacccaggtcccagtggTGTGTGACTACAGCGCTAGCCACTGCACCCCCATGCTCCTACACGGGATGCAGTGTTTGAGAATGTGCTTTATTTATCCCTAACAATGAAGAGACATGTGTAGATTATCTGAGGTTCAAATGCGACACTGTTTTGGTCAGTACATCACCCACGTTTCATGTTCTCCTTCACAGGAGAGAGCTACGTCTGTGCCTCAGAGAACTACTACAAGAAAGTGGACTACACAAAGAACGTCAACCCCAACTGGTCGGTGAATGTCAAGGCCTCTGCCACCCAGAGGGGCCTGCAATCGCTGGCCAGTGCCAAGGGGGTGAACGAGGTCAAGGAGAGCAAGGATTTTGTACGGCCCAAGCTGGTGACCGTGATGCGGAGTGGCTCCAAGCCACGCAAGGCCGTCAGGGTGCTGCTGAACAAGAAGACAGCGCACTCGTTCGAGCAGGTGCTCACTGATATCACCGAGGCCATCAAGCTGGAGAGCGGCGTGGTCAAGAAGATCTACACGCTGGACGGAAAGCAGGTAATCCATGGCCACATCACTCATGTCAGACCCCAGATGCACTTAGCTTCAAATGAGAAGACTCATTCACTAGCTTTAGCATTACAGGAAATGACACAGGTCGCTGCATGCATTAATGCAGGATAGACGATATGATTTCACATGGGTCACTGCCCTGCTAGTTCGCCATTTAATTGCATTTCTACCTGAGAAAAAGCACTTGAATAATGGCTTCAACAATAGAACCCTATGACATCAAACTGAAAATAATAGTCTCTTTGATTCTTTAGTCTCCCGACAATATGTCAGTGGCTGTATACTGTATAGAAAGTAGCTCTCTCCAGACCTACTGATGCATTACTGATGAAATCTGAATTTTGGGCTTTGTTAGCCCTGATCTATTacttttgaaacattcatcactgTTTTCATATACCTACCCAGCCACAAAGCCAAACAATATGTGAAGACATTGTGTACTTTTATGAAGACATTTTAAAgaggaggggcggcatggtggtgcagtggttagcactgtcgcctcacacctctgggacccgggtttgagtctccgcctgggtcacatgtgtgcggagtttgcatgttctccccatgtcgtcgtggggtttcctccgggtactccggtttccccccacggtccaaaaacatgctgaggctaattggagttgctaaattgcccgtaggtgtgcatgtgtgagtgaatggtgtgtgagtgtgccctgcgatgggctggccccccatcctgggttgttccctgcctcgtgcccattgcttccgggataggctccggaccccccgcgacccaataggataagcggtttggaaaatggatggatggatggatggatggattttaaagAGGCATTATCTAAGACTCATTAC
Encoded here:
- the LOC125751086 gene encoding neuronal migration protein doublecortin-like; the protein is MDQDFGHFDERDKVSRTPRGSRANGLPSPTHSAHCSFYRTRTLQALTNEKKAKKVRFYRNGDRYFKGIVYAVATDRFRTFDALLADLTRSLSDHINLPQGVRFIFTIDGSRKIISMDELEEGESYVCASENYYKKVDYTKNVNPNWSVNVKASATQRGLQSLASAKGVNEVKESKDFVRPKLVTVMRSGSKPRKAVRVLLNKKTAHSFEQVLTDITEAIKLESGVVKKIYTLDGKQITCLQDFFGDDDVFIACGPEKFRYAQDDFSLDENAHFPPGAKSKSAHGSFNQECRAMKSIPKSSAQKTKSPGPTRRTKSPAESTCGTGSSSQISTPISKQSPISTPTSPGNLRKHKDLYLPLSLDDSDSMGDSM